Sequence from the Hemibagrus wyckioides isolate EC202008001 linkage group LG28, SWU_Hwy_1.0, whole genome shotgun sequence genome:
AGTGTCAATGTATGCAAGTTTCACAGACGGATCAGATCTACCACaagcacgcgcgcgcgcacacacacacacacacacacttagcttAAAACCTTATTTCCGCTTAAGACGTGAACTTCTGATATCATAAAAATATCCAAAAGGCACTTATCTGTCTAGAATaacaaattcatattttataatcCTTGCCAAAAAAAAGTGCACGCGCAGCTGCGATATAACTGATTTCCTTCATGATTTCTGCCTTTGTGCTTATATCCAACAATATCCAGTGATAACATTACTCAGTGATATTTTATACCTTTTCTTAATATTCAAGCTCTAGTGCCAGAATATCAGGTTACTCTGACAAGGCAGTAGCAAAACATCCACAAATCAACCGGCTCGAGCTTTAAAACATATCATTTTAACTTAAAGGAAAACTGAGAGGCaacattttgaataaaaaaaaaaaaaccctgaactTTTGGTCTCTCCTAAAGTGCGGTCCGAGTTGTTTATCTACACAAATAGCTGAAGTGAAGACAAATATAGACTTTAGCTGGCTTGCTCGTgctaaagaaattaattaaGAGCACAGATGCCGTTTCCACTTGCGCATGAAAACCATCCAACATTCACTCATCTATAATCATCAGCCTCTCTGACTAGCTAGCATTATCACAGCTTAACATTTCGCTCCCCAGCGCAGCAGTAAGCATGAAGCTACATTACCACAGAATATCAAGATAAGTAATAAtacgttttctttttaaatcgcCGGTTCTGTGTTTACTGCTACAGCGGCTCGGCTAACACCACTTCCCGCCCTGTGCTACTTACATTCGCTAACCAGCTACACCGAGTGTTACTAAGCTACGAGCTAGCAAGCTAGGGTGTATCgcgcaaaatatatatatttatcaacTCCGAGGTAACGTTACTCCACGACGTGTCGAGTTACATCGAAAGCGAAGCTTATCCGAGACGAATTTTCCAGCGCGCCGCCGAATTTGGCTAGCAGAGGCCCGCTTCCCGTTCCGCGTCCCCGCTGTTTCCTTACCGCTGTCGCCGATGATGAGCAGCTTGAAGAGGTAATCGTAGTCCCGCGCCATGCTACTTGCTCGTTAGCTCCCCGTCTGTGCGTCGTTTCCCGTCTCAATGTCCGGTGTGTGAAAACACAATGCTGGGTGTAAACCGGTGTCTCCCTCCCCCCGGCTGAGAGATTATACGCGTTCTCCGAAACGGAGATGTCTCCCTTTAGCCGGCGGGTATTTTTTCGACGCTTTGACAACGGCTCACACCCAGAAGACATGCGGCTGCCCTCGGCTCCTCTTGGGGCTGTTAGCTTAACTGCTAGCCGCGGTTTATAATTCCACCCGCCCTGCTAGCGAAGAACAggcactgcgcatgcgcggacaCAATCGCACGAATGACGAGCATCCCGTTTTATTTAAGCACACGGCAAGGggggacaaaaaaaatctgCGGTCATACcgcttcctcttttttttttatatttaatttaatgcacAAATCCTACTAAAAAACCACTACGTGTTACTGGTCAGCTATACAGAACCCCGCCCCCAACCACCAttatacacaaaccacacaaaaaCCATATCAGTTTCAATTTTCTTTATTGATCTTCAAGTCAAGCAGGTTATGATAATcactgctttttctttcttagtCGAACAGGCCAAAGCCCATGTCCTCATCAGACTCCTCGGACTCCTCCTTGGCCGGCTCCGCGGcggcagcaggagcagcagctgGCGCAGCAGCTGCTGCAGAAGGAGCTGCAGCCACAGCAAAAGCAGAGGGATCAGCCAGGAAGGCCTTCACCTGGAGAAGAGCAGAAAAATGCAGGAAGTTTCATTATGAAACCTATCGTGCACCATATTTAATCTAAGGGAGTTTCCACACTTGGTACAAAAATGTTCAGAGTTCCTTTTAACCAAATACCAAACCACCTATATTCATTAGATCAGAGAGACGATTTCCCGGCCCGTATCCCGTTTTGAATAGTTTTTGAACGTGATCAAATGCACCCAGGGATGTACAAACAGAGGCGATGATCCAAATGGGACCCAGTGTTCCTTTAAATACAGACTTCAGTGAAGTCACTGAGGTACCAGCGTATTCTGCGTGGACACTGCGTTACTAATTATACAACAATACTGGTCTAGAGTCCTGAAACTGCAATTACTCAATCACACAAAATTTGTTTACTGTATGTAGACAGACTCATTGTTACCCTTACAGCTGTACAAACCTAGTGGGTACTATTTGAAAAAGGGCAAAAGTTTCAATAGGCTTATTTTGCAGGCATGGATCATTTAAACAAAAGCCTTTATTGTCCAGCAAATAAGTGGTCGTGGTGTCCGAAACCTAGCATCCCTGTCTGCCGGAGAACACTGGCACACATGGATAGGAGGAAACGGGTCTCTGTTTGCAGGGGGAACGACAGAACAGCACCGCAACAGCTGCCCTGTAACCTAACCTGCATTGGTAGTGGTGCCCACCCCATTGCAAAGCAGAGAACTTTACCTTATCAGCCAGAGGGAAGGAGTAGTCTGTCTCCACAGCGACAGCCAGAACCCTCTTGTATCCATTGATGACGGAATGAGGGATAGAGGCAAGAGTGGGGTAGCCAATCTGCAGACACACACTGGCGATGTTCCTCACACCCTAAAACAGAGAAAGAGTTACACTATTAACATGACTTAGTAACTGAGAACCAAACAAATTGGCTGGGGAATTTATGCAAGGAAAAGCAACTTCTGCATGAGAGAAGAAACAGGTTTCACAGAATTAAATGACAAGTCCCACTCACCTCCAAGAACCTCTTGTGCAGGGCATCTTCAGTGATGTCCAGCACCTCTGGACTGTAGACGCTGCCGTTGTCATAGACCTGCTGGATGATCAACCCGTAGGAAAAGGGCGAGATGTTCAGCATGTTGAGCAGCGTGGCCTCGCTGGCACCCACCTTATCTCCAGGCTTGATCAGTTGCACATCACTCTGGAAAGAGAAGACAATGTTAGATATACGGTCGACAACCAATGGATTCAACAACCTACAAAGTGACCCAAGGATTCATTCTACACAACTAATGCACCCTTTAATCCCTTTAAACACCATGACAGTTGCCTAGGATCTCACTTGTTTTGACTCACCAGGATTTCAATGGTTCCTCTGGAGATCTTGGTGGTGATACCCAAAGCCTGGAAGAAGGAGGTCTTCTCAGGACCCAGCCC
This genomic interval carries:
- the rplp0 gene encoding large ribosomal subunit protein uL10, giving the protein MPREDRATWKSNYFLKIIQLLNDYPKCFIVGADNVGSKQMQTIRLSLRGKAVVLMGKNTMMRKAIRGHLENNPALEKLLPHIRGNVGFVFTKEDLAEVRDLLLANKVPAAARAGAIAPCEVTVPAQNTGLGPEKTSFFQALGITTKISRGTIEILSDVQLIKPGDKVGASEATLLNMLNISPFSYGLIIQQVYDNGSVYSPEVLDITEDALHKRFLEGVRNIASVCLQIGYPTLASIPHSVINGYKRVLAVAVETDYSFPLADKVKAFLADPSAFAVAAAPSAAAAAPAAAPAAAAEPAKEESEESDEDMGFGLFD